In Harpia harpyja isolate bHarHar1 chromosome Z, bHarHar1 primary haplotype, whole genome shotgun sequence, a single window of DNA contains:
- the POLR1E gene encoding DNA-directed RNA polymerase I subunit RPA49 isoform X1 yields MAAAAAWCYRGNPEAEQPAVLVQFSNGRLRRSDSMRFTVYRSKDTAHPRKKRRRILVSETERLSYVGSNFSNGVMKCNSLCRYFVGVLDKDSGQMEVYNAEIFNMQPLLSDNLIPDDTKDYQTKSYREKMDLCIEAFGTSKQKRALNSRRMNAVGNDILNTAVTKAATNIINAKGVTALTQDVAQDDVQNISIFLPPCNEDADKAEDVYKFEDILSPAEYEALQVPAAVFVNITPEEITKKMEDKSHCSFVLEELKFLPADEKRRDHKARCLWFLDTLIKFSQLKVIKKKHPMGPECPHIISRKLMKNFTSLTYNNGSVQNLISASMKAKIIAYVIALALHINNFQTDLTVLQNDMKLQESRMMDIARAMRLKVSKAKGLLGLENDQNHKLGSLSLPLPVQKSSGNQRKRKKMN; encoded by the exons atggccgccgccgccgcttggTGCTACCGCGGGAACCCCGAGGCCGAGCAGCCGGCGGTGCTGG TGCAGTTCTCCAACGGTAGGCTGCGGCGGTCCGACTCCATGCGGTTTACCGTCTACCGAAGCAAGGATACGGCCCATCCCCGGAAGAAGCGCCGGAGGATCCTG gtcTCGGAAACTGAAAGGCTCTCATATGTGGGGAGTAACTTCAGCAACGGAGTTATGAAATGTAACTCTCTATGCAG GTATTTTGTTGGTGTGTTAGACAAGGACTCTGGGCAAATGGAAGTCTATAATGCTGAAATATTCAACATGCAGCCCTTGCTGTCAG ATAACTTAATACCTGATGACACGAAGGATTATCAGACTAAATCCTACAGGGAGAAG ATGGATTTGTGCATTGAGGCCTTTGGTACCAGCAAGCAGAAGCGAGCTCTGAACTCTCGGCGAATGAATGCGGTGGGCAATGATATTCTGAATACAGCTGTGACAAAAGCAGCAACAAACATTATAAATGCAAAGGGAGTAACAG CTTTGACTCAGGATGTGGCCCAAGATGATGTACAGAACATCTCCATCTTCCTCCCACCATGTAATGAAGATGCTGACAAAGCAGAAGATGTTTACAAGTTTGAGGACA TTCTGTCCCCAGCAGAGTATGAAGCATTGCAGGTTCCAGCAGCAGTCTTTGTTAACATCACTCCAGAAGAAATCACcaagaaaatggaagataaaaG CCATTGCTCCTTTGTTTTAGAGGAGCTGAAGTTCCTGCCTGCTGATGAGAAGAGGAGGGATCACAAAGCCCGATGCCTCTGGTTCCTGGACACCCTTATTAAGTTCAGCCAACTGAAAGTGATCAAGAAGAAGC ATCCAATGGGTCCTGAATGCCCACACATTATTTCCAGGAAACTCATGAAGAATTTCACTTCACTGACGTACAACAATGGCAG TGTCCAGAATTTAATCTCTGCATCAATGAAGGCTAAAATCATAGCATACGTCATTGCATTGGCTCTGCACATTAACAACTTCCAAACAGACCTCACTGTGCTGCAGAATGACATGAAGCTCCAAGAAAGCAG GATGATGGACATTGCAAGGGCCATGCGGTTGAAGGTCTCCAAGGCAAAGGGGCTGCTGGGACTTGAGAATGATCAGAACCACAAGCTGGGcagtctctctctccccttgcctGTGCAGAAGTCATCAGGGAACCAACGGAAGCGcaagaaaatgaactga
- the POLR1E gene encoding DNA-directed RNA polymerase I subunit RPA49 isoform X2: MRFTVYRSKDTAHPRKKRRRILVSETERLSYVGSNFSNGVMKCNSLCRYFVGVLDKDSGQMEVYNAEIFNMQPLLSDNLIPDDTKDYQTKSYREKMDLCIEAFGTSKQKRALNSRRMNAVGNDILNTAVTKAATNIINAKGVTALTQDVAQDDVQNISIFLPPCNEDADKAEDVYKFEDILSPAEYEALQVPAAVFVNITPEEITKKMEDKSHCSFVLEELKFLPADEKRRDHKARCLWFLDTLIKFSQLKVIKKKHPMGPECPHIISRKLMKNFTSLTYNNGSVQNLISASMKAKIIAYVIALALHINNFQTDLTVLQNDMKLQESRMMDIARAMRLKVSKAKGLLGLENDQNHKLGSLSLPLPVQKSSGNQRKRKKMN; the protein is encoded by the exons ATGCGGTTTACCGTCTACCGAAGCAAGGATACGGCCCATCCCCGGAAGAAGCGCCGGAGGATCCTG gtcTCGGAAACTGAAAGGCTCTCATATGTGGGGAGTAACTTCAGCAACGGAGTTATGAAATGTAACTCTCTATGCAG GTATTTTGTTGGTGTGTTAGACAAGGACTCTGGGCAAATGGAAGTCTATAATGCTGAAATATTCAACATGCAGCCCTTGCTGTCAG ATAACTTAATACCTGATGACACGAAGGATTATCAGACTAAATCCTACAGGGAGAAG ATGGATTTGTGCATTGAGGCCTTTGGTACCAGCAAGCAGAAGCGAGCTCTGAACTCTCGGCGAATGAATGCGGTGGGCAATGATATTCTGAATACAGCTGTGACAAAAGCAGCAACAAACATTATAAATGCAAAGGGAGTAACAG CTTTGACTCAGGATGTGGCCCAAGATGATGTACAGAACATCTCCATCTTCCTCCCACCATGTAATGAAGATGCTGACAAAGCAGAAGATGTTTACAAGTTTGAGGACA TTCTGTCCCCAGCAGAGTATGAAGCATTGCAGGTTCCAGCAGCAGTCTTTGTTAACATCACTCCAGAAGAAATCACcaagaaaatggaagataaaaG CCATTGCTCCTTTGTTTTAGAGGAGCTGAAGTTCCTGCCTGCTGATGAGAAGAGGAGGGATCACAAAGCCCGATGCCTCTGGTTCCTGGACACCCTTATTAAGTTCAGCCAACTGAAAGTGATCAAGAAGAAGC ATCCAATGGGTCCTGAATGCCCACACATTATTTCCAGGAAACTCATGAAGAATTTCACTTCACTGACGTACAACAATGGCAG TGTCCAGAATTTAATCTCTGCATCAATGAAGGCTAAAATCATAGCATACGTCATTGCATTGGCTCTGCACATTAACAACTTCCAAACAGACCTCACTGTGCTGCAGAATGACATGAAGCTCCAAGAAAGCAG GATGATGGACATTGCAAGGGCCATGCGGTTGAAGGTCTCCAAGGCAAAGGGGCTGCTGGGACTTGAGAATGATCAGAACCACAAGCTGGGcagtctctctctccccttgcctGTGCAGAAGTCATCAGGGAACCAACGGAAGCGcaagaaaatgaactga
- the POLR1E gene encoding DNA-directed RNA polymerase I subunit RPA49 isoform X3: protein MRRELRPGPAEDTRVSETERLSYVGSNFSNGVMKCNSLCRYFVGVLDKDSGQMEVYNAEIFNMQPLLSDNLIPDDTKDYQTKSYREKMDLCIEAFGTSKQKRALNSRRMNAVGNDILNTAVTKAATNIINAKGVTALTQDVAQDDVQNISIFLPPCNEDADKAEDVYKFEDILSPAEYEALQVPAAVFVNITPEEITKKMEDKSHCSFVLEELKFLPADEKRRDHKARCLWFLDTLIKFSQLKVIKKKHPMGPECPHIISRKLMKNFTSLTYNNGSVQNLISASMKAKIIAYVIALALHINNFQTDLTVLQNDMKLQESRMMDIARAMRLKVSKAKGLLGLENDQNHKLGSLSLPLPVQKSSGNQRKRKKMN from the exons ATGAGGCGAGAGCTGCGGCCAGGCCCTGCCGAGGACACGCGT gtcTCGGAAACTGAAAGGCTCTCATATGTGGGGAGTAACTTCAGCAACGGAGTTATGAAATGTAACTCTCTATGCAG GTATTTTGTTGGTGTGTTAGACAAGGACTCTGGGCAAATGGAAGTCTATAATGCTGAAATATTCAACATGCAGCCCTTGCTGTCAG ATAACTTAATACCTGATGACACGAAGGATTATCAGACTAAATCCTACAGGGAGAAG ATGGATTTGTGCATTGAGGCCTTTGGTACCAGCAAGCAGAAGCGAGCTCTGAACTCTCGGCGAATGAATGCGGTGGGCAATGATATTCTGAATACAGCTGTGACAAAAGCAGCAACAAACATTATAAATGCAAAGGGAGTAACAG CTTTGACTCAGGATGTGGCCCAAGATGATGTACAGAACATCTCCATCTTCCTCCCACCATGTAATGAAGATGCTGACAAAGCAGAAGATGTTTACAAGTTTGAGGACA TTCTGTCCCCAGCAGAGTATGAAGCATTGCAGGTTCCAGCAGCAGTCTTTGTTAACATCACTCCAGAAGAAATCACcaagaaaatggaagataaaaG CCATTGCTCCTTTGTTTTAGAGGAGCTGAAGTTCCTGCCTGCTGATGAGAAGAGGAGGGATCACAAAGCCCGATGCCTCTGGTTCCTGGACACCCTTATTAAGTTCAGCCAACTGAAAGTGATCAAGAAGAAGC ATCCAATGGGTCCTGAATGCCCACACATTATTTCCAGGAAACTCATGAAGAATTTCACTTCACTGACGTACAACAATGGCAG TGTCCAGAATTTAATCTCTGCATCAATGAAGGCTAAAATCATAGCATACGTCATTGCATTGGCTCTGCACATTAACAACTTCCAAACAGACCTCACTGTGCTGCAGAATGACATGAAGCTCCAAGAAAGCAG GATGATGGACATTGCAAGGGCCATGCGGTTGAAGGTCTCCAAGGCAAAGGGGCTGCTGGGACTTGAGAATGATCAGAACCACAAGCTGGGcagtctctctctccccttgcctGTGCAGAAGTCATCAGGGAACCAACGGAAGCGcaagaaaatgaactga